One window of Phalacrocorax carbo chromosome 1, bPhaCar2.1, whole genome shotgun sequence genomic DNA carries:
- the TM9SF2 gene encoding transmembrane 9 superfamily member 2, whose product MALRRLLIAAALAAAAPVPAAAFYLPGLAPVNFCEEGKEKPECKSGIELFVNRLDSVESVLPYEYTAFDFCQAEGKKRPSENLGQVLFGERIEPSPYRFTFKNKDTCKSVCTKTYDTTKPEDKQKLDFLKKSMLLNYQHHWIVDNMPVTWCYDVEEDQRFCNPGFPIGCYITEDGRPKDACVINSEFHEKDTFYIFNHVDIKIYYHVVENEALGARLVAAKLEPKSYKHTHPDNPDCSGPPMDISNKANGEVKIAYTYSVSFKEEKDIRWASRWDYILESMPHTHIQWFSIMNSLVIVLFLSGMVAMIMLRTLHKDIARYNQMDSTEDAQEEFGWKLVHGDIFRPPRKGMLLSVFLGSGTQILIMTFVTLFFACLGFLSPANRGALMTCAVVLWVLLGTPAGYVAARFYKSFGGEKWKTNVLLTSFLCPGIVFADFFIMNLILWGEGSSAAIPFGTLVAILALWFCISVPLTFIGAYFGFKKNAIEHPVRTNQIPRQIPEQSFYTKPLPGIIMGGILPFGCIFIQLFFILNSIWSHQMYYMFGFLFLVFIILVITCSEATILLCYFHLCAEDYHWQWRSFLTSGFTAVYFLIYAIHYFFSKLQITGTASTILYFGYTMIMVLIFFLFTGTIGFFACFWFVTKIYSVVKVD is encoded by the exons TCTGGAATTGAGCTGTTTGTGAACCGGCTTGACTCTGTAGAGTCTGTCCTTCCCTACGAATATACTGC GTTTGATTTTTGTCAAGCGGAAGGAAAGAAGCGTCCCTCTGAAAACCTTGGACAAGTATTGTTTGGAGAGAGGATAGAACCATCTCCTTACAGG ttCACATTCAAGAATAAGGACACATGTAAATCTGTTTGTACAAAAACATATGACACCACAAAGCCAGAAGATAAACAGAAATTagactttttgaaaaaaagtatGCTACTGAATTATCAGCACCATTG GATTGTGGACAACATGCCGGTGACCTGGTGTTATGATGTTGAAGAAGACCAGAGGTTCTGCAATCCTGGTTTTCCTATTGGCTGTTATATTACAGAAGATGGCCGTCCAAAAGATGCCTGTGTTATTAAT TCAGAATTTCATGAAAAAGatactttttatattttcaaccATGttgacataaaaatatattaccaTGTTGTGGAAAATGAAGCTCTGGGAGCAAGACTAGTTGCTGCTAAACTTGAACCAAAAAG ttaCAAGCATACTCATCCAGACAACCCTGATTGCTCAGGACCGCCTATGGATATAAGTAATAAGGCTAATGGAGAAGTCAAAATTGCTTACACAtattcagtttcttttaaa gaagaaaaagatataaGATGGGCATCAAGATGGGATTATATTTTGGAATCCATGCCTCACACTCACATTCAATGGTTTAG tattaTGAATTCCTTGGTGATTGTCCTCTTTCTGTCTGGAATGGTAGCTATGATTATGTTGAGGACACTGCATAAAGATATTGCAAGATACAATCAGATGGATTCCACT GAAGATGCTCAAGAAGAATTTGGCTGGAAACTGGTTCATGGTGATATTTTCAGGCCCCCGAGAAAAGGAATGCTGTTGTCTGTTTTTCTAGGCTCTGGCACGCAGATCTTAATAATGACTTTTGTCACCCTGT TTTTTGCTTGCCTGGGATTTTTGTCACCTGCTAACCGGGGAGCTCTAATGACCTGTGCTGTGGTTTTATGGGTGCTGCTTGGAACTCCAGCCGGTTATGTTGCTGCCAGATTCTATAAAT CATTTGGAGgtgagaaatggaaaacaaatgtcCTGCTGACATCGTTCCTTTGTCCTGG aattgtatttgcagatttttttatcATGAACCTCATTCTCTGGGGAGAAGGCTCTTCAGCGGCTATTCCGTTTGGTACTTTGGTTGCTATTTTGGCACTCTGGTTTTGCATATCTGTACCACTGACGTTTATTGGTGCCtattttggttttaagaaaAAC gctATTGAACACCCTGTTCGCACAAATCAAATTCCTCGTCAGATTCCTGAGCAATCGTTCTATACAAAGCCATTACCTGGCATTATCATGGGAGGGATTCTGCCTTTTGGATGTATCTTTATACAGTTGTTCTTTATTCTCAATAGTATTTG GTCTCACCAGATGTATTACATGTTTGGCTTCCTGTTTCTGGTATTCATCATTTTGGTTATTACATGTTCTGAGGCCACAATATTGCTCTGCTACTTCCATCTATGTGCAGAG GACTATCACTGGCAGTGGCGTTCATTTCTCACTAGTGGCTTCACTGCAGTTTATTTCCTAATATAtgcaatacattattttttttctaaactgcaAATCACAGGAACAGCTAGCACCATTTTATATTTCGGTTATACCATGATTATGGTTTTGatcttcttccttttcacag gaacaaTTGGATTCTTTGCATGCTTTTGGTTTGTAACCAAAATATACAGCGTGGTGAAAGTTGACTGA